The following DNA comes from Kitasatospora sp. NBC_01287.
GCGTCCGGCATGCCGCGCATCGCGGTGTCGGGCTTGGCCCGGAAGTTCTGGATGATCACCTCCTGGATGCCGTGGTACTGGCGGGAGATGCTCCGGATCGCGAAGAGCGAGTCGGCCCGCTCCTCGTAGGTCTCACCGATGCCGATCAGCAGGCCGGTGGTGAAGGGGACGGCGCTGCGCCCGGCGTCCTCCAGGGCCCGCAGCCGCACCGCGGGCTCCTTGTCGGGCGAGCCGTGGTGCGGGCCGTCCGGCTCGGACCACAGGCGGGTCGCGGTGGTCTCCAGCATCATGCCCATGCTGCCGGAGACCGGCTTCAGGCGCTGGAAGTCGGTCCAGGTGCAGACGCCCGGGTTGAGGTGCGGCAGCAGGCCGGTCTCCTCCAGCACCCGGATGGAGATCGCCCGCAGGTAGGAGATGGTGTCGTCGTAGCCGTGCGCGTCCAGCCACTCGCGGGCCTCGGGCCAGCGGTCCTCGGGGCGGTCGCCGAGCGTGAACAGGGCCTCCTTGCAGCCCAGTGCGGCGCCCTGGCGGCAGATTTCCAGTACTTCGTCAGGTGACAGGAACATCCCCTGCCCGGCGCGGCGCAGTTTGCCGGGGACGGTGACGAAGGTGCAGTAGCGGCAGCGGTCCCGGCAGAGCCGGGTGAGCGGGACGAAGACCTTGCGGGAGTACGTGATGACGCCGGAGCGCCCGACCGCCGCCAGGCCCTGGTCGCGCAGCCGGGCGGCCGTGCCGCAGAGGTCGGCCAGGTCCTGGTCACGGGCCTGCAGCAGCACGGCGGCCTCGGCTCTGTCCAGCGCCACCCCGTCGCGGGCGCGGCGCAGGGCGCGGCGCATCGCGGTCGCGGTCGGCTGCGCCGGCACGGGCGCAGGCGCGGGCACCGGCACGGGCGCGGGCGGCTGCGAAGCACTCGGCCGCGCGGTCGGCGTGGAGGGTGGCGTGGCGTCCATGGGCCGACCCTACGCCAGCAGGAGGACCCGCCGACCCCGACAACCCTGATACGGCCTCAGGGTCGTTTGCTCCACGCGATGTAGCCCGGCTTAACCCTGCGGGGCGATGCGGCCGGAGGTGCCGCGGGTCTCTAATGGATGCCATGAGGGAAGGCACGATCGGGAGTTCGACGGAGGGGCTGACACCATGAGCAGCGGGTACGCGGGGTTCGACGAACAGCGGGAACCGGACGGGTCGGCACCGGCCGAGGCGCTCGGCGCTCCCTACCGGGCACGGCGCCGCACCGCGGTCCGGGTGCTGGTGCCGGTGGCGGTCGCCGCCATCGCCGCGACGGGCGTGGCCGTGGTGCCGGCCCTGGCCAGCCCCGGGACCCCGAGCCTGCCCCAGGTGACGGCCCAGCAGCTGGTCGCCAAGGTGCTGGCGAACCGGACCACCGCGCTGAGCGGCACGGTGCAGGTCTCCACCGACCTCGGCATCCCGAGCCAGGTGCTCGACCTCGCGGGCCGGGGCGGCGCGGCCGCGGCGGCGGCGGGTGCCGCGGGGGCGGCCGGCGGCAGCGGTCAGGCCAAGCAGGACGGCGGCGGCGCGAGCGCCGACCCGCAGGCCCAGCTGGCCACCCTGCTCTCCGGCGACCACACGCTGCGGGTCGCGGCCGACGGCCCGGACAAGCAGCGGATCGCGCTGGTCGAGCCGCTGGCCGAGTACGACCTGATCCGCGACGGGAACCAGCTCTGGGCCTGGGACAGCGCGAGCAACCAGGCCGTGCACCTGACGGGCGGCCAGGCCGCCGCCGAGGACGCGAAGTCCCCGCTGAGCGGCGTGCCGACCACCCCGGAGGAGGCCGCCCGGCAGTTCCTGGCCGACAGCGCGGGCAGCTCGGACATCACGGTGGCCGGCAGCGTCTCGGTGGCCGGGCGGGACGCCTACCAGCTGAGCGTCAAGCCCGCGCACTCCGGCTCGACGATCGGCGAGGTGCGGATCGCGGTGGACGCCGCCACCGGCACCCCGCTCGCGGTGACGGCCACCGCCGCCTCCGGCGGCACCGTGCTGGACGTGCACTTCAGCGACGTCTCCTTCGCCGCGCCGAGCGCGAGCACCTTCGACTTCACCCCGCCCAAGGGCGCCGAGGTGGTCCAGCAGACAGCCGGGAAGACAACCGGGCAGACAACCGGGCAGACAACCGGGCAGCCGGCGCGGCACCCGCAGGGCGGCCACCCGCAGCAGGACCAGGGCGGCGCGAAGGTGACCGGCACCGACTGGACCGCCGTGCTCTCCTTCACGCTGCCCGCGCAGGGCGCGAGCACCCCGGCGGACGGCGGCCGGCCGGCCGGCGGCCACCACCCGAAGCAGGCGCTGCCGAACGCCGGTGAGCTGATCAAGTCGCTCGGCAAGCCCGTGGCCGGCGGCCGGCTGATCAGCACCAAGGTGCTCAACGTGCTGATCACCGACGACAACCGGGTCTACGCCGGTGCCGTCACCCTGCCCGTGCTGCAGGCAGCGGCGGGAGTCGAGTAGCGATGACGCAGTCTCCGGCCGCGGCCGCGGCGGGGGCCGTCGAGGGGGGCCGGGTCGCCGAGGCGGCCGCGGTCCCCTTCGACGGCCCGCCGGTGATCCGCACCCAGGGCCTGACCAAGCGGTTCGCCGGCGGCCAACTGGCCGTGGACCAGCTGGACCTGACCGTGCCGCGCGGCAGCGTCTTCGGGTTCCTCGGTCCGAACGGCTCGGGCAAGACCACCACGATCCGGATGCTGATGGGCCTGATCGCCCCGACCGCCGGCGTGGCGACGGTGCTCGGCGCCCCGATGCCGCAGTCGGCGGGCAGCGTACTGCCCCGGGTCGGCGCGCTGATCGAGGGGCCCGCGCTCTACGGGTTCCTCTCCGGGCGGGACAACCTGGTCCGCTACGACTCGGCCGACCCCACCTGCGACCCGCGCACCCGCGAACAGCGGGTGGCCCACGCGCTGGAGCGGGTGGGCCTGGC
Coding sequences within:
- a CDS encoding DUF2092 domain-containing protein; this translates as MSSGYAGFDEQREPDGSAPAEALGAPYRARRRTAVRVLVPVAVAAIAATGVAVVPALASPGTPSLPQVTAQQLVAKVLANRTTALSGTVQVSTDLGIPSQVLDLAGRGGAAAAAAGAAGAAGGSGQAKQDGGGASADPQAQLATLLSGDHTLRVAADGPDKQRIALVEPLAEYDLIRDGNQLWAWDSASNQAVHLTGGQAAAEDAKSPLSGVPTTPEEAARQFLADSAGSSDITVAGSVSVAGRDAYQLSVKPAHSGSTIGEVRIAVDAATGTPLAVTATAASGGTVLDVHFSDVSFAAPSASTFDFTPPKGAEVVQQTAGKTTGQTTGQTTGQPARHPQGGHPQQDQGGAKVTGTDWTAVLSFTLPAQGASTPADGGRPAGGHHPKQALPNAGELIKSLGKPVAGGRLISTKVLNVLITDDNRVYAGAVTLPVLQAAAGVE